One Rosa chinensis cultivar Old Blush chromosome 5, RchiOBHm-V2, whole genome shotgun sequence genomic region harbors:
- the LOC112203853 gene encoding uncharacterized protein LOC112203853 — protein MRWTPNFSPANQKNTNAQVWVQLWDLGLEFWEPITLFQIANGIGVRVKIDQNTLERKFGLFARVLVDIDLSSDPPQELAVRRTNGETVVIEVGYEKLPDLCSHCGNVGHKVPACKLVQMPNATQVVVEAGRGRSSQPRRRRRKNKQVYVIKNGEQVDKGKITIIDSTPPNIPDDGEGPSFASPPPLDKGDHSSGPNLIQPVELGETALVQVDVVGSAIEHNIVIDQLRPEIPKVAQTDSAVGIVLEAALEESEKRKNDQAINGSSEEANVDAINSGTEVSDAGSESDSDPSPNKNASSVPINSWYEEVEREPEFTVVVFKSRHKSSREASKVENREAYIRRFKDTSQ, from the coding sequence ATGCGTTGGACGCCGAACTTCTCTCCAGCGAACCAGAAAAACACAAATGCTCAGGTTTGGGTACAATTATGGGATCTTGGCCTTGAATTTTGGGAGCCGATTACTTTGTTCCAGATTGCTAATGGGATTGGAGTTCGTGTAAAAATTGACCAGAATACTTTGGAgagaaaatttggtctttttgctagggttttggtggaTATTGATTTATCTTCTGATCCTCCACAGGAACTAGCAGTTCGTCGCACAAATGGGGAGACTGTGGTTATTGAGGTTGGTTATGAGAAGCTTCCTGACCTTTGTTCCCATTGTGGCAATGTGGGTCACAAGGTTCCTGCTTGCAAGCTTGTGCAAATGCCAAACGCTACCCAAGTGGTGGTGGAAGCTGGTCGAGGACGATCAAGCCAACCCCGGCGCCGTCGACGTAAAAATAAGCAGGTTTATGTTATTAAGAATGGAGAGCAGGTGGATAAGGGGAAGATAACTATCATTGATTCCACTCCTCCAAACATTCCTGATGATGGTGAGGGTCCATCCTTTGCGTCCCCTCCTCCTTTGGATAAAGGAGATCACTCTTCTGGCCCTAATCTTATCCAACCAGTGGAATTGGGTGAAACTGCGCTAGTGCAGGTAGACGTCGTTGGCTCTGCCATTGAGCACAATATTGTTATTGATCAGCTAAGGCCTGAGATTCCTAAAGTAGCTCAAACAGACTCTGCTGTAGGGATTGTTTTGGAGGCTGCTTTGGAGGAGTctgagaagaggaagaatgaTCAGGCCATCAACGGTTCAAGTGAAGAGGCTAATGTGGATGCTATAAATTCCGGTACGGAGGTTTCAGATGCTGGATCTGAGTCTGATTCAGATCCTTCTCCTAACAAGAATGCCTCTTCTGTCCCTATCAATAGTTGGTATGAGGAAGTTGAACGTGAACCTGAATTCACAGTGGTTGTTTTTAAGTCTCGACATAAATCATCAAGAGAAGCTTCTAAAGTTGAAAACCGTGAAGCTTACATTCGCCGCTTTAAAGATACTTCTCAATGA